One region of Thunnus thynnus chromosome 14, fThuThy2.1, whole genome shotgun sequence genomic DNA includes:
- the aprt gene encoding adenine phosphoribosyltransferase: MAARSESKLQLVHGNIRDFPDFPKKGILFKDICPLLKNPKALTAVIDLFEEHVRKNYPEVELIVGLDARGFLFGPLLAQRLGIGFVLVRKKGKLPGTTVSVAYDLEYGKAEAEIQEDAVAPGQKVLLIDDLLATGGTLFAACELMKKLQAEVLGCMVVIELQELNGIDKLKPQSVFSLVKY; encoded by the exons ATGGCAGCACGCTCAGAATCCAAACTCCAGCTGGTTCACGGAAACATCCGAGATTTTCCAGACTTTCCGAAGAAAGGCATCCTGTTCAA AGATATCTGTCCCCTACTGAAGAATCCAAAAGCCCTGACAGCAGTGATCGACCTCTTTGAAGAACATGTGAGGAAGAATTACCCGGAAGTCGAACTGATAgttg gtTTAGATGCTCGTGGTTTCCTGTTTGGGCCTCTGCTCGCCCAGCGCCTGGGGATTGGTTTTGTCCTGGTCAGAAAGAAAGGCAAACTGCCTGGAACCACTGTGTCTGTGGCATATGATTTGGAGTATGGCAAA GCAGAAGCAGAGATCCAGGAGGATGCAGTGGCTCCAGGACAGAAGGTTCTTCTCATTGATGACCTTCTGGCTACTGGAG GGACTCTGTTTGCAGCCTGTGAGCTGATGAAAAAGCTGCAGGCAGAGGTTCTGGGCTGCATGGTGGTCATTGAGCTGCAGGAACTGAACGGAATCGATAAACTGAAACCACAAAGTGTGTTCTCCCTGGTGAAGTACTGA
- the tk2 gene encoding thymidine kinase 2, mitochondrial isoform X1: MSITGCCVTLLFRCVRLVSVHSAVASSSFSTAVCNSRIQLPAGSVRLIQSRERSGTPHATAGKLVRNGEDKKAVVCIEGNIASGKTTCLEYFSKTSNIEVLTEPVSKWRNVRGHNPLALMYQDPERWGITLQTYVQLTMLDRHVSAISAPVRMMERSIFSAKYIFVENLFRSGKMPEVDYAVLTEWFDWITTNISIPVDLIVYLQTSPQTCYERLKQRCREEEKVIPLEHLESIHQLYEEWLIKRTSSFLPAPVLVIPADHDLQSMLHRYEENRDRILAASYH; the protein is encoded by the exons ATGTCGATAACTGGTTGTTGTGTAACGTTGTTGTTCAGGTGTGTTAGACTCGTATCTGTTCACTCTGCTGTGGCCTCATCATCATTTAGCACTGCTGTATGTAACAGTAGGATACAGTTGCCTGCTGGAAGCGTCAGGCTAATCCAGAGCAGAGAACGCAGCGGCACGCCGCACGCGACTGCAG GGAAGCTGGTACGGAATGGAGAGGATAAGAAAGCAGTG GTCTGTATTGAGGGGAACATTGCCAGTGGGAAGACGACATGTTTGGAGTATTTCAGCAAAACGAGCAATATAGAG GTCCTTACAGAACCAGTCTCTAAATGGAGGAATGTTCGTGGACACAACCCTCTG GCTCTTATGTACCAGGATCCTGAGCGCTGGGGCATCACACTGCAGACCTATGTTCAACTCACCATGCTGGATAGACATGTGTCAGCCATA TCAGCTCCTGTCAGGATGATGGAAAGGTCCATCTTCAGTGCCAAGTACATCTTTGTGGAGAATCTCTTCAGAAG TGGAAAGATGCCAGAGGTGGACTATGCTGTTCTCACTGAGTGGTTTGACTGGATCACAACCAACATATCCATTCCTGTTGATCTGATTG TCTACCTGCAGACATCTCCTCAGACCTGCTATGAGAGGTTAAAGCAGAgatgcagagaggaggagaaggtcaTTCCACTG GAGCATCTGGAGTCCATCCACCAGCTCTATGAGGAGTGGCTCATCAAACGTACCTCCTCCTTTCTTCCTGCTCCAGTTTTG gtgatTCCTGCTGACCACGATCTCCAGAGCATGCTGCACCGGTACGAAGAGAACCGTGACAGGATCCTAGCAGCTAGCTACCACTGA
- the tk2 gene encoding thymidine kinase 2, mitochondrial isoform X2 produces MLSSFQGKLVRNGEDKKAVVCIEGNIASGKTTCLEYFSKTSNIEVLTEPVSKWRNVRGHNPLALMYQDPERWGITLQTYVQLTMLDRHVSAISAPVRMMERSIFSAKYIFVENLFRSGKMPEVDYAVLTEWFDWITTNISIPVDLIVYLQTSPQTCYERLKQRCREEEKVIPLEHLESIHQLYEEWLIKRTSSFLPAPVLVIPADHDLQSMLHRYEENRDRILAASYH; encoded by the exons ATGTTGTCTTCCTTCCAAGGGAAGCTGGTACGGAATGGAGAGGATAAGAAAGCAGTG GTCTGTATTGAGGGGAACATTGCCAGTGGGAAGACGACATGTTTGGAGTATTTCAGCAAAACGAGCAATATAGAG GTCCTTACAGAACCAGTCTCTAAATGGAGGAATGTTCGTGGACACAACCCTCTG GCTCTTATGTACCAGGATCCTGAGCGCTGGGGCATCACACTGCAGACCTATGTTCAACTCACCATGCTGGATAGACATGTGTCAGCCATA TCAGCTCCTGTCAGGATGATGGAAAGGTCCATCTTCAGTGCCAAGTACATCTTTGTGGAGAATCTCTTCAGAAG TGGAAAGATGCCAGAGGTGGACTATGCTGTTCTCACTGAGTGGTTTGACTGGATCACAACCAACATATCCATTCCTGTTGATCTGATTG TCTACCTGCAGACATCTCCTCAGACCTGCTATGAGAGGTTAAAGCAGAgatgcagagaggaggagaaggtcaTTCCACTG GAGCATCTGGAGTCCATCCACCAGCTCTATGAGGAGTGGCTCATCAAACGTACCTCCTCCTTTCTTCCTGCTCCAGTTTTG gtgatTCCTGCTGACCACGATCTCCAGAGCATGCTGCACCGGTACGAAGAGAACCGTGACAGGATCCTAGCAGCTAGCTACCACTGA
- the tk2 gene encoding thymidine kinase 2, mitochondrial isoform X3, with product MYQDPERWGITLQTYVQLTMLDRHVSAISAPVRMMERSIFSAKYIFVENLFRSGKMPEVDYAVLTEWFDWITTNISIPVDLIVYLQTSPQTCYERLKQRCREEEKVIPLEHLESIHQLYEEWLIKRTSSFLPAPVLVIPADHDLQSMLHRYEENRDRILAASYH from the exons ATGTACCAGGATCCTGAGCGCTGGGGCATCACACTGCAGACCTATGTTCAACTCACCATGCTGGATAGACATGTGTCAGCCATA TCAGCTCCTGTCAGGATGATGGAAAGGTCCATCTTCAGTGCCAAGTACATCTTTGTGGAGAATCTCTTCAGAAG TGGAAAGATGCCAGAGGTGGACTATGCTGTTCTCACTGAGTGGTTTGACTGGATCACAACCAACATATCCATTCCTGTTGATCTGATTG TCTACCTGCAGACATCTCCTCAGACCTGCTATGAGAGGTTAAAGCAGAgatgcagagaggaggagaaggtcaTTCCACTG GAGCATCTGGAGTCCATCCACCAGCTCTATGAGGAGTGGCTCATCAAACGTACCTCCTCCTTTCTTCCTGCTCCAGTTTTG gtgatTCCTGCTGACCACGATCTCCAGAGCATGCTGCACCGGTACGAAGAGAACCGTGACAGGATCCTAGCAGCTAGCTACCACTGA